The Sorex araneus isolate mSorAra2 chromosome 5, mSorAra2.pri, whole genome shotgun sequence genome has a segment encoding these proteins:
- the PLA2G5 gene encoding phospholipase A2 group V isoform X2, with protein MRRLLMLVWFLACSVPTVPGGLLELKSMIQEVTGKSALRSYGFYGCYCGWGGRGTPVDRTDWCCWQHDQCYGDLQEAGCRIWTQSYRYRVQRGEVTCGHGTRCQTQLCACDQKFVYCLKRNLWSYNPRYQYHYNFLCR; from the exons ATGAGACGCCTTCTCATGCTGGTTTGGTTCCTGGCTT GCT CTGTGCCCACTGTGCCTGGGGGCTTGCTGGAGCTGAAGTCAATGATTCAGGAGGTGACGGGCAAGTCTGCTCTGAGGAGCTATGGCTTCTACGGCTGCTACTGTGGCTGGGGTGGCCGAGGGACCCCCGTGGATCGTACCGATTG GTGCTGCTGGCAGCATGACCAGTGCTATGGAGATCTGCAGGAGGCAGGCTGCCGCATCTGGACCCAGTCCTACAGATACCGAGTGCAGCGGGGCGAGGTCACCTGCG GGCACGGGACCCGCTGCCAGACACAGCTCTGCGCCTGTGACCAGAAGTTTGTCTATTGCCTGAAACGAAACCTGTGGAGCTACAACCCTCGTTACCAATACCACTACAACTTTTTGTGCAGATAG
- the PLA2G5 gene encoding phospholipase A2 group V isoform X1: MRRLLMLVWFLASVPTVPGGLLELKSMIQEVTGKSALRSYGFYGCYCGWGGRGTPVDRTDWCCWQHDQCYGDLQEAGCRIWTQSYRYRVQRGEVTCGHGTRCQTQLCACDQKFVYCLKRNLWSYNPRYQYHYNFLCR, translated from the exons ATGAGACGCCTTCTCATGCTGGTTTGGTTCCTGGCTT CTGTGCCCACTGTGCCTGGGGGCTTGCTGGAGCTGAAGTCAATGATTCAGGAGGTGACGGGCAAGTCTGCTCTGAGGAGCTATGGCTTCTACGGCTGCTACTGTGGCTGGGGTGGCCGAGGGACCCCCGTGGATCGTACCGATTG GTGCTGCTGGCAGCATGACCAGTGCTATGGAGATCTGCAGGAGGCAGGCTGCCGCATCTGGACCCAGTCCTACAGATACCGAGTGCAGCGGGGCGAGGTCACCTGCG GGCACGGGACCCGCTGCCAGACACAGCTCTGCGCCTGTGACCAGAAGTTTGTCTATTGCCTGAAACGAAACCTGTGGAGCTACAACCCTCGTTACCAATACCACTACAACTTTTTGTGCAGATAG